A genomic stretch from Petrimonas mucosa includes:
- a CDS encoding TonB-dependent receptor has translation MKRSVFFIGLLLIGFNIFAQNNGRITGKIVEQDTKEPVPQANIRILQQKDSLYVNGVASGLEGDFAISVPFGSYIVQITYVGHHDLFRNVTVNNANRTANLGTVELATDNILLDAAVVTAKAAEIVVKGDTVEYNADSYKVTESAVLEELLKKMPGVEVDSDGKITVNGREIKKIMVDGEEFFSTDPKVASKNLPAKMVEKLQVLDRKTDMARMTGFDDGEEETIINLMVRPGMKEGLFGNAFLGYGTKERYEGNAMVNYMKDKNQYTAIGGFNNTNNAGFSDLASSMFGGGGGGRRMFFGGQSGITTSGNAGFNFSQQFTQKLKLGGNLRYGSTDNNTISKTHTQNILSSGNTIEDESNSNNNYSQNFNMDMRLEWTPDTLTKIIFNPEGSVYNNRRTELSDFLTTTENMEDSINYGDSRYHSEGDGKNLAARLDVSRTLGKPGRTVSVQLRGGISDSENRGTNLSSTFYNITQQDSLIDQRFVNTSDSRNWQTYLSYVEPLGNNYAIQFAYQYRQNISESDKDTRKKDEAGNYTILDEQYSKRLENNFTNQEIELNFQSVRQQYDYTVGFSIQPSSSQSKTFVGENMISDITRDVVNYAPTAQFNYRWSRQHNLRLRYFGNTEQPSVTQLSPVVDVSNPLNITYGNPDLKPSFTHRLNLRYQNFIPEKNSSMGFFGDFRYLTNDIVSSTFTDRETGRRETTYENVAGNWNANGRMMLNVPLKNIRFSIFSMTFASYNHANGFSNLEKNLSRRLNLGETLGLNYRSDLIDFGIRGNINHNKVKNSLEGQRDQEYLNYGGNANTTLYLPWDISIESDINYSTNSGYSDGFTQDEWLWNASIQKQLFSQKNGTIRLKIYDILQQRSNISRSVTSNYIRDTTTNTLTTYFMVHFVYRFNIFKNGATQEDMMPMRGPGNPQGRGFGPGSGRGRGPSE, from the coding sequence ATGAAAAGATCTGTTTTTTTTATCGGTTTACTGCTTATCGGTTTCAATATTTTCGCTCAAAACAACGGAAGAATTACTGGAAAAATTGTCGAACAGGATACAAAGGAACCTGTTCCACAGGCTAATATTCGCATTTTACAACAGAAAGACAGTCTCTATGTCAACGGAGTAGCCAGTGGCCTGGAGGGCGATTTCGCCATTTCGGTCCCCTTTGGAAGCTATATTGTACAGATCACCTACGTGGGGCACCACGACTTGTTCCGCAATGTAACTGTAAACAATGCAAACCGGACGGCCAACTTAGGCACCGTTGAACTTGCAACGGACAACATCCTGCTTGACGCGGCAGTGGTCACAGCCAAAGCTGCCGAGATAGTTGTAAAGGGAGATACGGTAGAATATAATGCCGATTCGTATAAGGTGACCGAAAGTGCTGTTCTGGAAGAGCTGCTGAAAAAGATGCCGGGGGTTGAAGTTGATTCCGATGGTAAGATTACCGTGAACGGAAGGGAGATCAAGAAGATCATGGTGGATGGTGAGGAGTTCTTCAGCACCGATCCGAAAGTGGCATCGAAAAACCTCCCCGCCAAGATGGTTGAGAAACTGCAGGTGCTCGACCGGAAAACCGATATGGCGCGAATGACCGGCTTTGACGATGGTGAGGAAGAGACGATCATCAACCTGATGGTGAGACCCGGAATGAAAGAGGGTCTGTTCGGGAACGCTTTCCTTGGGTACGGTACAAAAGAGCGGTACGAAGGCAATGCGATGGTCAACTACATGAAAGATAAAAACCAGTATACAGCCATCGGCGGATTTAACAACACCAACAACGCCGGTTTTTCAGATCTGGCCTCCTCGATGTTCGGTGGCGGCGGTGGCGGAAGAAGAATGTTCTTTGGCGGTCAAAGCGGTATCACCACGTCGGGAAATGCAGGTTTCAACTTCAGTCAGCAGTTCACCCAAAAACTGAAACTTGGAGGAAATCTCCGTTATGGAAGTACAGACAACAATACGATCTCGAAGACACATACCCAGAACATCCTCAGCAGCGGGAACACCATCGAGGATGAGAGCAACTCGAACAACAACTACAGCCAGAATTTCAATATGGACATGAGGCTGGAGTGGACGCCAGACACGCTGACGAAGATCATTTTCAATCCGGAGGGATCGGTCTACAACAATCGTAGAACGGAGCTTAGCGACTTTCTGACGACCACCGAGAACATGGAGGATTCCATCAATTACGGGGACTCAAGGTATCATTCCGAAGGAGATGGAAAGAATCTCGCCGCCCGCCTGGATGTGAGCCGCACACTTGGCAAGCCTGGCCGTACAGTGAGTGTACAATTGCGGGGAGGAATCTCCGATTCGGAAAACAGGGGTACAAACCTCTCCAGTACATTCTACAACATTACCCAGCAAGATAGCCTGATCGATCAGCGGTTTGTCAATACCAGCGATTCCAGAAACTGGCAGACCTATCTCTCCTATGTTGAACCGCTGGGTAACAATTACGCCATCCAGTTTGCCTACCAGTACCGGCAAAACATATCGGAGTCGGACAAGGATACCCGCAAAAAGGATGAGGCAGGAAACTACACCATATTGGACGAACAGTACAGCAAGCGGCTGGAGAATAACTTCACCAATCAGGAGATCGAGCTCAATTTCCAGTCGGTCCGCCAACAGTACGACTATACGGTAGGGTTCTCCATTCAGCCGTCAAGCTCACAGAGCAAGACCTTTGTGGGTGAAAACATGATCAGCGATATCACTCGCGACGTGGTCAATTACGCCCCCACCGCACAGTTTAACTATAGATGGTCGCGCCAGCACAACTTGAGGCTCCGCTATTTCGGCAATACCGAACAGCCTTCGGTTACGCAACTCTCACCGGTTGTAGATGTTTCAAATCCGCTTAACATAACATACGGTAATCCCGATCTGAAGCCCTCTTTCACGCACAGGCTCAACCTGCGCTACCAGAACTTTATTCCCGAGAAGAACAGTTCAATGGGTTTCTTCGGTGATTTCCGATACCTGACCAACGATATCGTTTCATCCACCTTTACGGACAGGGAAACCGGACGCAGGGAGACTACCTACGAGAATGTTGCAGGCAACTGGAACGCCAACGGCCGTATGATGTTGAATGTGCCGCTGAAGAATATCCGATTCTCGATCTTCTCCATGACGTTTGCCAGCTACAACCATGCAAACGGATTCTCAAACCTGGAGAAAAACCTGAGCCGCAGGCTCAATTTGGGCGAAACGCTCGGATTGAACTACCGGTCGGACCTGATCGACTTCGGAATCCGTGGCAATATCAACCACAATAAGGTGAAGAACAGCCTGGAGGGGCAACGCGACCAGGAATATCTCAATTATGGTGGAAATGCCAATACCACCCTCTATCTCCCCTGGGATATCTCCATCGAGAGCGACATCAACTACAGCACCAATTCCGGTTACTCCGATGGTTTTACGCAGGATGAATGGTTGTGGAACGCCTCCATCCAGAAACAGCTCTTCAGTCAGAAGAACGGCACCATCCGCCTCAAGATATACGATATCCTGCAGCAGCGCAGCAATATCAGCAGATCGGTCACCTCCAACTATATTCGTGACACGACCACCAACACGTTGACGACATATTTCATGGTACATTTTGTCTACCGTTTCAATATCTTTAAAAATGGTGCAACGCAGGAAGACATGATGCCGATGCGCGGACCAGGAAATCCTCAGGGCAGAGGTTTCGGCCCCGGTTCCGGTCGTGGCCGAGGTCCCTCTGAATGA
- a CDS encoding sensor histidine kinase, protein MEDRIRNNSTNTYAVVLVHILLWSMIVVAPYFFIDRVRIFRWDLFIRSTPDTLGLLLVFYVNYFLLIKQFLFKGKTREFIIYNLLLIIGAAVLMHFGNDLLRLIDPVRAMRRGSRRFRPSPWLFVIRNLTTLATMMGLSVALKMTFRWFEVESERKELEKAKSEAELQNMKNQISPHFLLNTLNNIYALVVFNPSKAQQAILDLSKLLRHILYDNDKTLVPLRQEVDFIRNYVDLMRIRLADNVKLNTRLSIKTASDTPIAPLIFISLIENAFKHGISGNKPSFIDISLSETPDGKVEFVSRNSYYPKSVADKSGSGIGLELVKKRLEMAYPGRYKWNSEITDDTYSTTLIIDTKEGGRAAIPDNGEKSKEK, encoded by the coding sequence ATGGAAGATCGGATCAGGAATAATTCAACCAACACGTATGCCGTAGTTCTCGTACATATCTTGTTGTGGAGCATGATTGTGGTGGCCCCCTACTTTTTTATCGACCGGGTAAGGATTTTCAGGTGGGATCTCTTTATCCGCTCCACTCCCGACACATTGGGATTATTGCTGGTCTTCTATGTCAACTATTTCCTGCTGATAAAACAGTTTCTGTTCAAGGGAAAAACCAGGGAATTCATCATTTACAATCTGCTATTGATTATAGGAGCTGCAGTACTTATGCATTTTGGGAACGATCTGCTGAGGCTGATCGATCCCGTACGTGCCATGCGTCGCGGAAGCCGCCGTTTCAGGCCTTCGCCATGGCTTTTCGTTATCAGGAACCTCACCACACTGGCAACCATGATGGGGTTAAGCGTTGCCCTGAAAATGACATTCCGCTGGTTTGAAGTCGAGAGCGAACGGAAGGAGCTGGAAAAGGCAAAATCGGAAGCTGAACTGCAAAACATGAAAAATCAGATCAGTCCCCACTTTCTGCTGAACACCCTCAACAACATCTATGCCCTGGTAGTGTTCAACCCGTCCAAGGCGCAGCAGGCGATACTCGACTTGAGCAAACTGCTTCGCCACATTCTCTACGATAACGACAAGACGCTTGTACCATTACGTCAGGAGGTAGATTTTATCCGGAATTATGTCGACCTGATGCGGATCAGATTGGCCGATAACGTAAAACTGAATACCCGGCTCTCCATAAAAACGGCAAGCGATACGCCCATAGCTCCATTAATTTTTATATCTTTGATTGAAAATGCATTTAAGCATGGGATCAGCGGCAATAAACCTTCCTTCATCGACATCTCGCTGTCTGAGACTCCTGACGGGAAAGTTGAATTTGTCTCCCGAAACAGCTACTATCCAAAATCGGTAGCAGACAAGAGCGGAAGCGGGATCGGACTGGAACTGGTCAAAAAAAGGCTGGAGATGGCATACCCGGGAAGGTATAAATGGAATTCCGAAATAACCGACGACACCTATTCCACCACCTTGATCATCGACACAAAAGAGGGAGGCCGGGCTGCGATCCCCGACAACGGTGAGAAGTCTAAAGAGAAATAA
- a CDS encoding ISL3 family transposase translates to MNSIALFTLALGLEKPWIITKIDIDPSISQLDIHIDFERGSKFLMPDGAYYTAYDSSDHTWQHLNFFQYRCYLHARIPRVKQSDGKTEVQSVPWARKGSGFTLLFEAFSMLLIEKEMPVSSVASTLKVYAQRIWGIFNYWVERAHKKDIPENLTQIGFDETSQKKGHNYITHLVDLNERRVLYACQGKGSDCIEESVKYLESKHVDTTQIEDVCIDMSPSFIAGCTAYLPESQITFDKFHVVKEVNKAMDELRKLERTGNELLKGHKYTFLKKKLSDKLQTEKDILLEMYPKLGQGYWLKEMFEDFWQIKDTEEAESYLAFWCDFAMESKIQPFIRLVNTIKAHWRGIVRYIKSKISNGILEGINSKIQLAKKRARGYRNSRNFINMIYFTCGKLKFDYPQYFI, encoded by the coding sequence ATGAATTCAATAGCACTTTTCACTTTAGCATTAGGTTTGGAAAAACCGTGGATCATTACCAAAATAGATATTGATCCAAGCATATCACAGTTGGATATCCACATAGACTTTGAGCGAGGCTCAAAGTTTTTAATGCCCGACGGAGCTTATTATACAGCTTATGACAGTAGCGATCATACATGGCAACATCTGAATTTTTTCCAGTATCGCTGCTATTTGCATGCGCGCATACCCCGGGTAAAACAATCTGACGGCAAGACGGAGGTTCAAAGTGTACCTTGGGCACGAAAAGGAAGTGGTTTCACTTTATTGTTTGAAGCGTTCTCTATGTTGCTGATAGAGAAAGAAATGCCTGTAAGCAGCGTTGCTTCCACGTTAAAGGTTTACGCACAACGTATCTGGGGAATTTTCAATTATTGGGTAGAACGTGCACATAAAAAAGATATCCCTGAAAACTTAACTCAAATCGGTTTTGATGAAACTTCACAGAAGAAGGGGCATAACTACATCACACATTTGGTCGATTTGAACGAACGGCGTGTACTTTACGCCTGTCAGGGCAAAGGTTCTGATTGTATCGAAGAGAGCGTAAAGTATTTAGAAAGCAAACATGTAGATACCACTCAAATCGAAGATGTTTGTATAGATATGTCACCCTCTTTTATCGCGGGTTGCACAGCGTATCTTCCAGAGAGTCAAATAACATTTGATAAGTTTCACGTGGTAAAAGAGGTCAATAAGGCGATGGATGAACTCCGTAAATTAGAACGAACAGGAAATGAGCTGCTGAAAGGACATAAGTATACTTTTCTGAAAAAGAAATTGAGCGACAAACTACAAACAGAGAAGGATATACTACTCGAGATGTATCCAAAGCTAGGGCAGGGATATTGGCTTAAAGAAATGTTTGAGGACTTTTGGCAGATAAAGGACACGGAAGAAGCAGAAAGCTATTTGGCCTTTTGGTGTGACTTTGCCATGGAATCTAAAATACAACCTTTTATCCGATTGGTAAATACCATTAAAGCCCACTGGAGAGGCATTGTGAGATATATAAAGAGTAAAATCTCAAATGGCATACTCGAAGGAATAAACTCAAAAATTCAATTGGCTAAAAAAAGAGCAAGGGGTTATAGAAACTCCCGGAATTTTATTAACATGATTTACTTTACCTGTGGCAAACTCAAATTTGACTACCCACAGTATTTCATATAG
- a CDS encoding IS110 family RNA-guided transposase has protein sequence MESQVSFNQVVSRGCGIDVHKKMLVATISGEGLNTETREFGTVTRSLTELKDWLLENRVTHVVMESTGVYWKPVYHVLEPSGLTVWIVNARHVKNVPGHKTDKQDSRWLCKLLLAGLLKPSYIPPREQRELRDLTRYRSKLVQDISSNKNRIIRILEDCNVKLSSVLSDTSGVTATRLIDKLCQGKEVTMGDIEEVYHKKIEATKEELFEACNGYITDHHIYLLGTIRGDNHHLESLIRDLDEKIKHALAPYENALERLREIPGLNRKSVEDLIAEIGLDMDVFPNENHLSSWVGVSPGNNESAGKKKTDAPPTGTSRPNPS, from the coding sequence ATGGAATCACAAGTGTCATTCAACCAGGTCGTCTCCCGGGGATGCGGGATTGACGTCCACAAGAAGATGTTAGTGGCCACCATAAGTGGCGAAGGACTTAATACGGAAACCCGTGAATTCGGGACCGTGACGCGCTCTTTGACAGAATTGAAAGACTGGTTATTGGAAAACAGGGTAACCCACGTTGTAATGGAGAGTACGGGAGTCTACTGGAAGCCTGTCTATCATGTCCTCGAGCCCTCGGGATTGACGGTCTGGATAGTCAATGCCCGCCACGTGAAGAACGTCCCGGGGCATAAGACGGACAAGCAGGACAGCAGGTGGCTGTGCAAGTTATTGCTTGCCGGCTTGCTAAAACCCAGTTATATTCCCCCTCGTGAACAACGGGAGTTACGGGATTTGACGCGTTACCGGAGCAAACTGGTACAGGATATCTCCTCGAACAAGAACCGTATCATCCGCATCCTGGAAGACTGCAATGTGAAACTTTCGAGCGTGTTAAGCGATACCTCGGGAGTAACGGCAACCAGACTGATCGACAAGTTGTGTCAGGGGAAAGAAGTTACCATGGGCGATATTGAAGAGGTATACCACAAAAAGATAGAAGCCACCAAAGAGGAGCTTTTTGAAGCCTGTAACGGTTACATCACCGACCACCACATCTACCTGCTGGGCACTATCCGGGGGGACAACCACCACCTGGAGTCTCTCATACGGGATTTGGATGAAAAGATCAAACATGCCCTTGCCCCTTATGAGAATGCCCTGGAACGCCTGCGGGAGATCCCGGGATTGAACCGCAAGAGCGTGGAGGATCTTATCGCCGAGATCGGGCTGGATATGGATGTCTTCCCCAATGAGAATCATCTAAGCAGTTGGGTGGGCGTTTCACCGGGTAACAACGAGAGTGCCGGTAAAAAAAAAACGGACGCACCACCCACGGGAACAAGCAGGCCAAATCCATCCTGA
- a CDS encoding helix-turn-helix domain-containing protein, translating to MDPYQLAFDIALNTDRSLFVTGKAGTGKTTFLHRLKEASRKQMAVVAPTGVAAINAGGTTIHSFFQLPFTPFIPTPEGRKNLVAKSRMRSSRRRVLQELELLVIDEISMVRADLLDAMDATLRHFRYRNNELFGGVQVIFIGDMFQLAPVAKEEEWRLLSRYYQSPYFFHSQAVIQDPPFYIEFEKIYRQTNSSFIRVLNEIRDNSLTDESFRLLEKRYNPLFTPPEEEDYIILTTHNNKADRINAEELDKLEGETYTFEAGIGGDYPERNYPTEPVLELKVGARVMFLRNDTETPRRFYNGKIGVVDAIDDDRIVVRCKEDEYIEVERATWENIGYTVDTETKQVEENVLGKFSQYPLRLAWAITIHKSQGLTFDKAVIDAGMAFAPGQVYVALSRCRSLEGIVLLSKIRPESISTDYQVIDHEKNRQPITAIEQQLADARGVYRLRLLESVFDFTGIARQCKRMLSEMDAIRASFNEETLTHLRDIHGQLQAVDEVAVKFRVQLRSIFHQEPIKEEYLQERLHAAHDFFSEKIDRLIKTLRQSPAKTDSRNHAAEYNEAIQDIFSDLALKKHMLGNMKSDASIEAYFEERNGFVLPSFHVNAYTKSSTARADLSHPGLYRLLVEERDRICEPRDLPIYIVAGSKTLYEMAEYLPQNEKELLQISGFGAVKVEKYGQAFLSIIRSYCEERDLPSRLLEKKASKRKSKEKKQKGDSQRISLELHRAGKNIEEIAEERNLAVSTIGTHLAKYVEKGELDVTDFVSRDRLQLAEEKLRARSPDESMYYALQFDFSNTEIMMILAYHRNRSLSIT from the coding sequence ATGGATCCCTACCAATTAGCGTTCGATATTGCCCTTAACACCGATCGGAGTTTATTTGTCACCGGAAAAGCGGGAACCGGGAAAACCACCTTCCTGCATCGGCTGAAAGAAGCTTCCCGGAAACAGATGGCCGTGGTCGCGCCGACAGGGGTAGCTGCCATTAACGCGGGAGGAACCACGATCCATTCTTTTTTCCAGTTGCCGTTCACGCCTTTCATTCCCACGCCGGAAGGACGAAAGAACCTGGTCGCCAAGTCACGGATGAGGAGTTCCCGCCGACGGGTGCTGCAAGAATTGGAACTGCTGGTGATTGACGAGATAAGCATGGTTCGTGCCGACTTACTGGACGCGATGGATGCAACCCTCCGCCATTTCCGGTACAGGAACAACGAGCTTTTTGGGGGGGTACAGGTCATCTTTATCGGCGATATGTTCCAGCTTGCGCCGGTAGCAAAAGAAGAAGAATGGCGTTTATTGTCGCGCTATTATCAAAGTCCCTATTTTTTTCATAGCCAGGCCGTCATACAAGATCCGCCTTTTTATATAGAGTTTGAAAAGATTTACCGCCAGACAAACAGCTCTTTTATCCGTGTATTAAACGAGATTCGCGATAATAGCCTTACCGATGAGAGTTTCCGGTTGCTCGAAAAACGATACAACCCGCTGTTTACGCCCCCGGAAGAGGAAGACTATATCATCCTTACCACCCATAACAATAAAGCCGACCGCATCAATGCCGAAGAGCTGGATAAACTGGAAGGAGAAACCTACACGTTCGAAGCCGGGATCGGAGGAGACTATCCCGAAAGGAACTATCCCACGGAGCCGGTCCTGGAATTGAAGGTGGGCGCCAGGGTGATGTTCCTGAGGAACGATACCGAAACGCCCCGTCGCTTTTACAATGGAAAAATAGGCGTCGTCGATGCTATTGATGACGACCGTATCGTGGTGCGTTGTAAGGAGGACGAGTATATCGAAGTAGAGCGTGCGACATGGGAAAACATCGGTTACACGGTCGATACCGAGACAAAGCAGGTAGAGGAGAACGTGCTGGGAAAGTTCTCTCAATACCCGTTGCGGTTAGCGTGGGCGATCACCATTCACAAGAGCCAGGGCCTTACCTTCGACAAAGCGGTGATAGACGCCGGAATGGCTTTCGCGCCGGGACAGGTATACGTGGCACTGAGCCGGTGCCGCTCGCTGGAAGGGATAGTACTCCTGAGCAAGATCCGTCCGGAGAGTATCTCCACGGATTACCAGGTGATTGACCACGAAAAAAACCGGCAGCCGATAACCGCGATTGAACAGCAATTGGCGGATGCCCGTGGGGTATACCGTTTACGGTTATTGGAGTCGGTTTTTGATTTCACCGGGATTGCCCGGCAATGCAAGCGCATGCTATCCGAGATGGATGCAATCCGGGCGTCGTTCAATGAAGAAACGTTGACTCACCTGCGTGATATTCACGGGCAATTGCAGGCAGTAGATGAGGTGGCAGTAAAGTTCCGGGTGCAATTGCGCTCCATCTTTCATCAGGAACCTATTAAAGAGGAGTATCTGCAGGAACGATTGCATGCCGCGCATGATTTTTTCTCGGAAAAGATCGACCGGTTAATAAAAACCTTACGGCAATCACCCGCAAAAACCGATAGCCGGAATCATGCCGCTGAATACAACGAAGCGATTCAGGATATTTTTTCTGATTTGGCATTAAAGAAGCACATGCTGGGCAACATGAAATCAGACGCGAGCATCGAAGCATACTTCGAGGAACGAAACGGTTTCGTGCTTCCTTCTTTCCACGTGAACGCCTACACGAAATCATCCACTGCACGGGCCGACCTATCGCATCCCGGGTTATACCGCCTGCTGGTGGAGGAGCGCGATCGAATCTGCGAACCCCGGGATCTGCCTATCTATATCGTGGCGGGCAGTAAGACGTTGTACGAGATGGCAGAGTACCTGCCTCAAAACGAAAAAGAATTATTGCAGATCAGCGGCTTCGGGGCTGTCAAAGTGGAAAAATACGGACAGGCGTTTTTGTCGATTATCCGCTCCTATTGCGAAGAACGGGACCTGCCGTCTCGTTTATTGGAAAAGAAAGCGTCCAAAAGGAAATCGAAAGAGAAGAAACAGAAGGGCGACAGCCAACGGATCAGCCTGGAACTGCACCGTGCCGGAAAAAATATCGAGGAGATTGCCGAAGAACGGAACCTGGCCGTTTCTACCATCGGCACGCATCTGGCGAAATACGTGGAAAAAGGAGAACTGGATGTAACCGATTTTGTTTCCCGGGACAGGCTTCAGCTCGCTGAAGAGAAACTTCGGGCACGTTCTCCCGACGAATCCATGTATTACGCGTTGCAGTTCGATTTCTCGAATACCGAGATCATGATGATCCTCGCGTATCATCGAAACCGCTCTTTATCTATTACATAA
- a CDS encoding DEAD/DEAH box helicase has translation MVRFGDVEIPFINFREHVLQHIREYVLPDGRVAVLPSVWFSRFGDMFRYGEISRKAIRLQSYHFRVKQLAVNGSFSEKKFERDERVTHEEPAIPAILNATLRPYQVDGFRWLAYLQQNGFGGCLADDMGLGKTLQTIALLLHTYSGFREGEESLSRAGEPSRTDLPAMGTSLTRKGQKKRDPRQLSLFDDLVEEQAGDGQLTALVNNELPPTLIVMPTSLIHNWINEFQKFAPRFELYVHTGAQRLRSNDFEKATEGVQIILTTYGIVRQDIDFLSHYPFHYLILDESQYIKNQASQIFSRVKQLRSTYKLALTGTPVENSLSDLWSQMDFLNEGILGKHSEFKARYREADVINNDTEQQKLLKIIDPFILRRTKEEVAPELPPLIQESVYCEMDEEQEMVYIEEKSKIRKALLERTGEDERGLAAVVLTGLTRLRQLANHPALSIVDYQGGAAKLDQIVDAAFIALAVLPVLGTVVSPVGMHLLDLAGYYFPCLFQGLLKETVVRG, from the coding sequence ATGGTTCGTTTTGGGGATGTGGAGATTCCCTTTATTAATTTCCGGGAGCACGTGTTGCAGCACATAAGAGAGTACGTACTCCCCGATGGCCGGGTGGCCGTTCTCCCTTCGGTGTGGTTCTCACGGTTTGGGGACATGTTCCGGTACGGTGAAATTTCGAGGAAGGCCATCCGTCTCCAAAGCTATCATTTTCGGGTAAAACAACTGGCGGTAAACGGTTCTTTCTCCGAAAAAAAGTTCGAGAGAGATGAGAGGGTAACCCATGAAGAGCCCGCGATTCCGGCTATTTTGAATGCTACACTAAGGCCTTATCAGGTAGATGGTTTCCGCTGGTTAGCCTACTTACAGCAAAACGGGTTCGGAGGGTGCCTTGCCGACGATATGGGATTGGGAAAGACCTTGCAAACCATCGCGCTGCTGTTGCATACCTATTCCGGGTTTCGCGAGGGGGAGGAGTCGTTGTCACGCGCGGGGGAGCCCTCCCGAACTGATCTGCCTGCTATGGGCACGTCCCTTACGCGGAAGGGCCAAAAAAAGAGGGACCCGCGTCAACTTTCGCTTTTCGACGATTTGGTGGAAGAGCAAGCGGGCGATGGACAGTTAACGGCCCTTGTAAATAATGAGCTGCCTCCCACGCTTATCGTGATGCCTACTTCGTTGATTCATAATTGGATCAACGAGTTTCAGAAATTCGCTCCCCGCTTTGAACTCTATGTCCACACGGGAGCACAACGCCTTCGTTCCAACGACTTTGAGAAAGCGACAGAAGGGGTTCAAATCATCTTGACAACGTACGGCATTGTCCGGCAAGATATCGATTTCTTGAGTCACTACCCGTTCCATTACCTGATCCTGGATGAAAGCCAGTATATTAAAAATCAAGCATCCCAAATTTTTAGTCGCGTGAAGCAGTTGCGTTCAACCTATAAACTCGCGTTGACCGGAACCCCCGTGGAGAATTCTCTTTCCGACTTATGGTCCCAGATGGATTTCTTAAACGAAGGTATACTGGGTAAACATAGCGAGTTCAAGGCGCGGTATCGAGAGGCAGACGTGATCAATAACGATACGGAACAACAAAAGCTACTGAAAATCATCGACCCCTTTATTCTTCGTCGTACCAAAGAGGAGGTGGCACCGGAGCTTCCCCCGTTGATACAAGAGAGCGTGTACTGTGAAATGGATGAAGAGCAAGAGATGGTTTACATCGAAGAGAAGAGCAAGATTCGTAAGGCGCTGCTGGAACGAACAGGGGAAGACGAACGGGGGCTTGCCGCGGTCGTGTTGACCGGGCTCACCCGATTGCGGCAACTCGCGAACCATCCTGCCCTGTCGATCGTCGATTACCAGGGAGGGGCTGCCAAGCTTGACCAAATTGTCGATGCCGCTTTCATCGCTTTGGCAGTACTCCCGGTTCTCGGCACTGTTGTAAGCCCCGTCGGCATGCACCTTCTCGATCTCGCCGGTTATTACTTCCCGTGTCTGTTCCAGGGCTTGCTGAAAGAAACCGTTGTCCGGGGCTGA